From the genome of Eucalyptus grandis isolate ANBG69807.140 chromosome 2, ASM1654582v1, whole genome shotgun sequence, one region includes:
- the LOC108956438 gene encoding probable disease resistance protein At5g63020, with protein MAEAFASSVASKLGECLFAPIGRQFGYVLHYMSYVEDLKNEVEKLEAARERVQHSVDEALYDGKPIHTDIKNWLENVENKAKDARDLLKHGGSAKNACFRGWLPNPMVRHPIGKKVKKMTQVIRELHNESENNNFQKVYYENPPIGIVVATTSAARSVDKKEDVLESRASITEDVMKAIIDDKICVVGVYGPGGVGKSKLLEDIQKQVKKEKQFDVVATANVSRNPDLKTIQGEIADALGLKLMNVETARGRADRLRERLECDREKKILIILDNLWKKLELKDVGIPCGDGNKVRGCKLLLSSRNREVLRIDMVSDQEFRLKELDDGEARRLFERILGNIIYDPEIRPLVDGVVKNCGGFPLFIISLAKRLRSGNLAAWRNALTIAGSDLKSLVELNYKNLKDERIQSLFLVCALSHGWEEVDILVYGLGLGLFNNFSKTIGDARDRLNMDLDCLCNSSLLLDSDNSSKKI; from the coding sequence ATGGCCGAGGCATTTGCTAGCTCCGTTGCGTCGAAACTAGGTGAGTGCCTGTTTGCTCCCATTGGACGCCAATTTGGGTACGTGCTGCACTACATGAGCTACGTCGAAGATCTCAAAAATGAAGTTGAGAAGCTGGAGGCTGCTAGGGAAAGGGTGCAGCACTCTGTCGATGAAGCCTTGTATGATGGAAAACCTATACACACTGATATTAAGAATTGGTTGGAAAACGTGGAGAATAAGGCTAAGGACGCACGAGACTTGTTAAAACATGGTGGAAGTGCAAAAAATGCTTGCTTCCGTGGGTGGCTTCCCAACCCCATGGTGCGCCATCCTATTGGCaagaaggtgaagaagatgacTCAAGTCATTCGGGAACTCCATaatgaaagtgaaaataataACTTCCAGAAGGTCTACTATGAGAATCCTCCGATAGGAATTGTCGTTGCTACCACTTCCGCTGCAAGATCTGTTGACAAGAAAGAAGATGTCCTGGAGTCGAGGGCTTCAATCACAGAGGATGTAATGAAGGCTATAATTGATGACAAAATCTGTGTGGTTGGGGTGTATGGACCAGGTGGGGTTGGCAAGTCCAAGCTTTTGGAGGACATACAAAAGCAAGTTaagaaagagaagcaatttGATGTGGTTGCCACAGCAAATGTATCACGCAATCCAGATTTAAAAACAATCCAAGGAGAAATTGCTGATGCTCTAGGCCTAAAGCTAATGAATGTGGAAACTGCTCGTGGGAGAGCCGATCGTTTGCGTGAGAGGTTAGAGTGTGACcgagagaaaaaaattctcataattttggataatttgtGGAAGAAGCTAGAATTGAAAGATGTTGGAATTCCTTGTGGTGATGGTAATAAAGTGAGAGGTTGCAAGCTATTGCTATCATCTAGAAACAGAGAAGTTTTACGCATTGACATGGTCTCTGACCAAGAATTCCGCCTCAAGGAGTTGGACGATGGGGAAGcaagaagactttttgaaaGGATATTGGGGAACATAATTTATGATCCTGAGATTAGACCCCTGGTAGATGGAGTGGTCAAGAATTGCGGAGGCTTCccactttttataatttcattggCAAAAAGGTTGAGGAGCGGAAATTTGGCTGCATGGAGGAATGCTTTGACGATAGCAGGGTCTGATTTAAAATCACTCGTGGAACTAAACTACAAAAACTTAAAAGACGAGAGGATCCAATCCTTGTTCTTGGTTTGTGCTCTATCACATGGATGGGAAGAGGTGGATATCTTGGTCTATGGCTTGGGTTTGGGTTTATTTAACAATTTCAGCAAGACCATCGGAGACGCTAGAGATAGGTTGAACATGGATCTAGATTGTCTATGCAACTCTTCTTTATTACTAGATAGTGATAATTCTAGCAAAAAGATATAG